Proteins from a genomic interval of Stigmatella erecta:
- a CDS encoding sensor histidine kinase, which produces MVRRLLPMLIALGCGLLALGWGLVSLQRIFTQEREDAYTQLRSRRDTLEEYATATLRKVLDQRLDETLPSFHAATADPLLPAEGLYLLFRSYQFLPRRPRPQPGLETPARQLYEDFRQRLAAPGLPGPAPERLEALRGLLAARAQGEQARADQLLEALLRQRAEHPLPPLQELPFTLLMAEQLQRGAATPALVRGLLRGGLADDFGGIARGAGLQRDLLSECHHFTQADFDFLRERILRLAARLGEPTQAFQARVQELGMGALVLPDGLDEPTLIGERWYVRPHGEAVWGIAVFLDEELKTLAREMRARQLLGAEDSLRLGRTDAVQPMSTLKVEAVMPQWLSAEADIARRHELKTMLVAICGALAVAIGVIAVLAQHRKYRFLELRSDFVATVSHELRTPLASIRLLAETLERRVGGTAEGKDYPSRIIQTTDTLHFLVENILSFNRIDKGRWTPSFSPVRLEELAATLRADLAGATPVPVDFTSDVGDVELRADPTLLRLLLSNLGRNACAYNRRSPVRLSLRAHHSPTYGHTLLFSDNGIGIPESEWENVFQDFYRLKSPGPEVHGSGLGLALCRRIMTLHGGTLHVATSGPEGTTFALTFPEPRP; this is translated from the coding sequence ATGGTCCGGCGGCTCCTTCCCATGCTCATCGCCCTCGGCTGCGGCCTCCTGGCCCTCGGCTGGGGGTTGGTGAGCCTCCAGCGCATCTTCACGCAGGAGCGGGAGGACGCTTACACCCAGCTGCGCTCCCGCCGCGACACGCTGGAGGAGTACGCCACGGCCACCCTCCGGAAGGTCCTGGACCAGCGGCTGGACGAGACCCTGCCCTCGTTCCACGCGGCCACGGCGGATCCGCTCCTGCCCGCCGAGGGGCTGTACCTACTCTTCCGCTCGTACCAGTTCCTGCCCCGCCGGCCCCGGCCCCAGCCGGGCCTCGAGACGCCCGCGCGGCAGCTCTACGAGGACTTCCGCCAGCGCCTCGCAGCCCCCGGACTCCCCGGCCCCGCGCCGGAGCGGCTGGAGGCCCTTCGTGGGCTCCTCGCCGCGCGCGCCCAGGGCGAGCAGGCCCGCGCCGATCAGCTCCTGGAGGCCCTGCTGCGCCAGCGCGCCGAGCATCCCCTGCCGCCCCTCCAGGAGCTTCCCTTCACCCTGCTGATGGCCGAGCAGCTCCAGCGCGGCGCGGCGACCCCGGCCCTGGTGCGGGGGCTGCTGCGCGGGGGGCTCGCGGATGACTTCGGGGGCATCGCCAGGGGGGCGGGGCTGCAACGGGATCTGCTGAGCGAGTGCCACCATTTCACCCAGGCGGACTTCGACTTTCTGCGCGAGCGCATCCTCCGGCTGGCGGCGCGGCTCGGAGAGCCCACCCAGGCCTTCCAGGCGCGCGTCCAGGAGCTGGGCATGGGCGCCCTGGTGCTGCCGGACGGGCTCGACGAGCCCACGCTCATCGGGGAGCGCTGGTACGTGCGGCCCCACGGGGAGGCCGTCTGGGGGATCGCCGTCTTCCTGGACGAGGAGCTGAAGACGCTCGCCCGGGAGATGCGGGCCCGGCAGCTCCTCGGCGCGGAGGACAGCCTGCGGCTGGGCAGGACGGATGCGGTGCAACCCATGTCCACCTTGAAGGTGGAGGCGGTGATGCCCCAGTGGCTCTCCGCGGAGGCGGACATCGCCCGGCGCCATGAACTCAAGACGATGCTGGTGGCCATCTGCGGCGCGCTGGCGGTGGCCATCGGGGTGATTGCCGTCCTGGCCCAGCACCGCAAGTACCGCTTCCTGGAGCTGCGGAGCGACTTCGTGGCCACCGTGTCCCACGAGCTGCGCACGCCCCTGGCCTCCATCCGGCTGCTGGCCGAGACGCTGGAGCGGCGCGTGGGCGGCACCGCCGAGGGCAAGGACTACCCCTCCCGCATCATCCAGACGACGGACACCCTGCACTTCCTCGTGGAGAACATCCTGTCGTTCAACCGGATCGACAAAGGCCGCTGGACGCCGAGCTTCTCCCCGGTGCGGCTGGAGGAGCTGGCCGCCACGCTCCGGGCGGACCTGGCGGGGGCCACCCCGGTGCCGGTGGACTTCACCTCGGACGTGGGGGACGTGGAGCTCCGGGCGGACCCCACCCTGCTGCGCCTGCTCCTGTCCAACCTGGGCCGCAACGCCTGCGCCTACAACCGCCGCAGCCCCGTGCGCCTCTCCCTGCGCGCCCACCACTCGCCCACGTATGGGCATACGCTGCTCTTCAGCGACAATGGCATCGGCATTCCCGAGAGCGAGTGGGAGAACGTGTTCCAAGACTTCTACCGGCTGAAATCCCCAGGGCCGGAAGTGCACGGCAGCGGGCTGGGGCTCGCGCTGTGCCGCCGCATCATGACACTGCACGGAGGCACCCTCCACGTGGCCACCTCCGGCCCCGAGGGCACCACCTTCGCGCTCACCTTTCCCGAGCCGCGTCCATGA